A genomic window from Paucibacter sp. KCTC 42545 includes:
- a CDS encoding 2OG-Fe dioxygenase family protein, whose protein sequence is MSSMMFEPPYASAEAFSEELRTDGHTVLAPASLPAAVGLSSSELDRLKPFWQDLPADAYLRDGGRYRFRRHACFEAEGSQLTQAPHRAHWQPLDYNALHGGIDRWFAPMEPAMLADPAWSTLLLSLARITSALKGKPADQAWFIEAHQFRIDTTDGIGRPTPEGAHRDGVDLVAVMLVDRQGIKGGESRVFEAQGPQGQRFTMGAPWTLLLLDDERVIHETTPIQPVAEHGWRDTLVITLRAGGFQSS, encoded by the coding sequence TTGTCGTCCATGATGTTTGAACCGCCCTACGCATCGGCTGAAGCGTTCTCAGAAGAGCTGCGCACCGATGGCCACACCGTGCTGGCTCCAGCGAGCCTGCCTGCGGCTGTCGGCCTGAGCAGCAGCGAGTTGGATCGCCTCAAGCCCTTCTGGCAAGACCTGCCTGCTGATGCCTATCTGCGCGACGGTGGCCGCTACCGCTTCCGCCGCCATGCCTGCTTTGAGGCCGAGGGTTCGCAGTTGACCCAAGCGCCCCATCGCGCTCATTGGCAGCCGCTGGACTACAACGCCTTGCACGGCGGCATCGATCGCTGGTTCGCACCGATGGAGCCGGCCATGTTGGCTGACCCCGCATGGTCGACCCTGCTGCTGAGCTTGGCCCGCATTACGTCGGCGCTGAAGGGCAAGCCGGCGGATCAGGCCTGGTTCATCGAAGCGCATCAATTCCGCATCGACACCACCGACGGCATTGGCCGCCCCACGCCCGAAGGCGCACACCGCGATGGCGTCGACCTGGTAGCCGTGATGCTGGTGGATCGCCAAGGCATCAAGGGCGGAGAGTCGCGCGTCTTCGAGGCCCAAGGGCCTCAGGGCCAGCGCTTCACCATGGGCGCGCCCTGGACCCTGCTGCTGCTGGACGATGAACGGGTGATTCACGAAACCACGCCGATTCAGCCCGTCGCCGAGCATGGCTGGCGCGACACCCTGGTCATCACCTTGCGCGCTGGCGGCTTCCAGTCCTCGTAA
- a CDS encoding Leu/Phe/Val dehydrogenase — protein MNAHTDLARAIAAAPASSIPSSLFGLPGLARHERVLLAADEQTGLKAILAVHSTARGPAFGGCRFWTYDNELAALNDALRLSQGMSLKNALADLPFGGGKAVIIKPAGNFDRPALFAAFGRAVESLQGAYITAEDVGTTTADMLGMQAQTQYVSGIPRAGAFGGDPSPKTAWGVFVSIQAGVRLHLGRESLQGVRVALQGLGAVGWHLAEFLHKAGAKLVVADVDAAKVARAQAELGAQAVGVLEILSADVDVLAPCALGASLNTQTVPTIRAKLIAGAANNQLATVADGDALQQRGICYLPDYLVNAGGIISVAREYRNEGEESAVMAEVSRIGDRVAELLDRVKAGGSTPARVADDWARSKLVKPV, from the coding sequence ATGAACGCTCATACCGACCTTGCCCGCGCCATTGCCGCGGCGCCCGCTTCCTCCATCCCCTCCTCCTTGTTCGGCCTGCCCGGCCTTGCCCGGCATGAGCGCGTGCTGCTGGCCGCTGACGAGCAGACCGGCCTGAAAGCCATCCTGGCCGTGCACAGCACCGCCCGTGGCCCCGCCTTCGGCGGCTGCCGTTTCTGGACTTATGACAACGAGCTGGCTGCGCTGAACGACGCCCTGCGCCTGTCGCAAGGCATGAGCCTGAAGAACGCCCTGGCTGACCTGCCCTTCGGCGGTGGCAAGGCCGTCATCATCAAGCCGGCGGGCAACTTTGACCGCCCTGCCCTGTTCGCCGCCTTTGGCCGCGCTGTCGAGTCCCTGCAAGGCGCGTACATCACCGCCGAAGACGTGGGCACCACCACGGCCGACATGCTGGGCATGCAAGCCCAAACGCAATATGTCAGCGGCATCCCGCGCGCCGGCGCCTTCGGCGGCGACCCCAGCCCCAAGACCGCCTGGGGCGTGTTTGTGAGCATCCAAGCGGGTGTGCGCCTGCACCTGGGCCGCGAGTCCCTGCAAGGCGTGCGCGTGGCCTTGCAAGGCCTGGGCGCCGTGGGTTGGCACCTGGCCGAGTTCCTGCACAAGGCTGGCGCCAAGCTGGTGGTGGCCGATGTGGACGCCGCCAAAGTGGCGCGCGCGCAAGCTGAGCTGGGCGCTCAAGCCGTGGGCGTGCTGGAAATCCTCAGCGCCGATGTGGATGTGCTGGCCCCTTGCGCCTTGGGCGCTTCGCTGAATACGCAAACCGTGCCCACCATCCGCGCCAAGCTGATCGCCGGCGCCGCCAACAACCAGCTGGCCACCGTGGCCGATGGCGACGCCCTGCAACAGCGCGGCATCTGCTATTTGCCCGACTATCTGGTCAATGCCGGCGGCATCATCAGCGTGGCACGCGAGTACCGCAACGAGGGCGAAGAGTCGGCAGTGATGGCCGAAGTCAGCCGCATCGGCGATCGCGTGGCCGAGTTGCTGGACCGCGTCAAGGCGGGCGGCTCCACCCCGGCTCGCGTGGCCGACGACTGGGCTCGCTCCAAGCTCGTCAAGCCCGTTTAA
- a CDS encoding ABC transporter ATP-binding protein: MSNNNVLLKVSDLKVAYGGIQAVKGASFEVRQGELVSLIGANGAGKTTTLKAITGLQPIADGSVEYMGKAIKGQGSWDLVKQGLVMVPEGRGTFTRMTITENLQMGAYIRSDKAQILVDIDKVFTIFPRLKERKDQLAGTMSGGEQQMLAMGRALMAQPKVLLLDEPSMGLSPIMVDKIFEVVSDIHKQGVTILLVEQNASRALAIANRGYVMESGEVTMSGEGMSLLNDPKVRAAYLGE, encoded by the coding sequence ATGTCGAACAACAATGTATTGCTCAAGGTCAGCGACCTGAAGGTGGCCTACGGCGGCATTCAGGCCGTCAAAGGGGCGAGCTTCGAAGTGCGCCAAGGCGAGCTGGTCAGCCTGATCGGCGCCAACGGCGCGGGCAAGACCACCACCCTCAAAGCCATCACCGGCCTGCAACCCATCGCCGACGGCAGCGTCGAGTACATGGGCAAAGCCATCAAAGGCCAGGGCAGCTGGGACCTCGTCAAGCAAGGCCTGGTGATGGTGCCCGAAGGCCGAGGCACCTTCACCCGCATGACCATCACCGAGAACCTGCAGATGGGCGCCTACATCCGCAGCGACAAGGCGCAAATCCTGGTCGACATCGACAAAGTCTTCACCATCTTCCCGCGCCTCAAAGAGCGCAAAGACCAACTCGCCGGCACCATGAGCGGCGGTGAGCAGCAGATGCTGGCCATGGGCCGCGCGCTGATGGCCCAGCCCAAAGTCTTGCTGCTGGACGAGCCCAGCATGGGTTTGAGCCCCATCATGGTGGACAAGATCTTCGAAGTGGTGAGCGACATCCACAAGCAAGGCGTGACCATCCTGCTGGTGGAGCAAAACGCCAGCCGCGCGCTGGCCATTGCCAACCGCGGCTATGTGATGGAGTCCGGCGAGGTCACCATGAGCGGGGAGGGCATGAGCTTGCTCAATGATCCGAAGGTAAGGGCGGCTTATCTGGGCGAGTAA
- a CDS encoding ABC transporter ATP-binding protein, which translates to MTDQIVLHVSGVSKRFGGLQALSDVGIKIMKGQVYGLIGPNGAGKTTFFNVITGLYTPDAGTFELGGAPYTPQAVHQVAKAGIARTFQNIRLFAEMTALENVMVGRHVRSGSGLLGAVLRTPSFKAEEAAIAKRAQELLDYVGIGKYADFKARTLSYGDQRRLEIARALATDPKLIALDEPAAGMNATEKVVLRELIDRIRKDGRTILLIEHDVKLVMGLCDRVTVLDYGKQIAEGTPYDVQRNEKVIEAYLGAGHTNH; encoded by the coding sequence ATGACAGATCAAATCGTTCTGCACGTCAGCGGCGTGTCCAAGCGCTTCGGCGGCTTGCAAGCCCTCAGCGACGTGGGCATCAAAATCATGAAGGGCCAGGTCTACGGCCTGATCGGCCCCAACGGTGCGGGCAAGACCACCTTCTTCAACGTCATCACCGGGCTCTACACGCCGGACGCTGGCACGTTCGAGCTCGGCGGCGCGCCCTATACCCCGCAGGCCGTGCACCAAGTGGCCAAGGCCGGCATTGCGCGCACCTTCCAGAACATCCGCCTCTTCGCTGAAATGACGGCGCTGGAGAACGTGATGGTGGGCCGCCACGTGCGCTCGGGCTCGGGCCTGCTGGGCGCGGTGCTGCGCACCCCCAGCTTCAAGGCGGAAGAAGCGGCCATTGCCAAGCGCGCGCAAGAGCTGCTCGACTATGTGGGCATCGGCAAGTACGCCGACTTCAAAGCCCGCACCCTGAGCTACGGCGACCAGCGCCGCCTGGAGATCGCACGCGCCCTGGCCACCGACCCCAAGCTGATCGCCCTGGACGAGCCGGCCGCGGGCATGAACGCCACCGAGAAAGTGGTGCTGCGCGAGCTGATCGACCGCATCCGCAAAGACGGCCGCACCATCCTCTTGATCGAACACGATGTGAAGCTGGTGATGGGCTTGTGCGACCGCGTCACGGTGCTGGACTACGGCAAGCAAATCGCCGAAGGCACGCCCTACGACGTGCAGCGCAATGAGAAGGTCATCGAAGCCTATCTGGGCGCGGGCCACACCAACCATTAA
- a CDS encoding ABC transporter permease subunit: MQKNKLFVFGLAAIGLLVLPLFAQQLGNGPVRIIDLALLYVMLALGLNIVVGYAGLLDLGYVAFYAVGAYMFALLSSPHLSENFEAFRAAFPDGLHSPLWIVVPLGAGLAAFFGVMLGAPTLKLRGDYLAIVTLGFGEIIRVFLNNLEHPANITNGPRGIGQIDAIHFFGVDLGKGLEIFGTTLPSVTLYYYLFLTLVVFSVLICYRLENSRIGRAWMAIREDEIAAKAMGINTRNLKLLAFGMGATFGGVAGSMFASFQGFVSPESFSLQESVMIVAMVVLGGIGHIPGVILGALLLSALPEVLRYAAGPLQEMTGGRLDAAILRQLLVALAMISIMLIRPRGLWPAPEHGKAAPVPTKK; encoded by the coding sequence ATGCAAAAGAACAAACTCTTCGTCTTCGGCCTGGCGGCCATCGGCTTGCTGGTGCTGCCGCTGTTCGCGCAGCAGCTGGGCAACGGCCCGGTGCGCATCATCGACCTGGCCTTGCTCTACGTGATGCTGGCCCTGGGCCTGAACATCGTGGTCGGCTACGCCGGCTTGCTGGACCTGGGCTATGTGGCCTTCTACGCCGTCGGCGCCTATATGTTCGCGCTGCTGAGCAGCCCGCACCTGAGCGAGAACTTCGAAGCCTTCCGCGCCGCCTTCCCCGATGGCTTGCACTCGCCCTTGTGGATCGTGGTGCCGCTGGGCGCGGGCCTGGCGGCCTTCTTCGGCGTCATGCTGGGCGCGCCCACGCTGAAGCTGCGCGGCGACTATCTGGCCATCGTGACGCTTGGCTTTGGTGAAATCATCCGCGTCTTCCTGAACAATCTGGAGCACCCGGCCAACATCACCAACGGCCCGCGCGGCATCGGCCAAATCGACGCCATTCACTTCTTCGGCGTTGACCTGGGCAAGGGCCTGGAAATCTTCGGCACCACGCTGCCCTCGGTGACCCTGTACTACTACCTCTTCCTGACCCTGGTGGTGTTCAGCGTGCTGATCTGTTACCGGCTGGAGAACAGCCGCATCGGCCGCGCCTGGATGGCCATCCGTGAAGACGAGATCGCCGCCAAGGCCATGGGCATCAACACCCGCAACCTCAAGCTGCTGGCCTTCGGCATGGGTGCGACCTTCGGCGGCGTGGCTGGCTCCATGTTCGCCAGCTTCCAGGGCTTTGTGAGCCCGGAGTCCTTCAGCCTGCAAGAGAGCGTGATGATCGTGGCCATGGTGGTGTTGGGCGGTATCGGCCACATCCCTGGCGTGATCCTGGGCGCGCTGCTGCTGTCGGCCCTGCCCGAAGTGCTGCGCTACGCCGCCGGCCCGCTGCAAGAAATGACCGGCGGTCGCTTGGACGCCGCCATCCTGCGCCAGCTGCTGGTGGCCCTGGCCATGATCAGCATCATGCTGATCCGCCCGCGTGGCCTGTGGCCCGCCCCTGAGCATGGCAAGGCCGCCCCTGTGCCGACGAAGAAATGA
- a CDS encoding branched-chain amino acid ABC transporter permease, which yields METFFQQLINGLVLGSMYALVALGYTMVYGIVNLINFAHGEILMVGGMVSWTVVTALADSGLPGWALMLIALGCAVVTCVTLNFVVEKVAYRPLRNAPRLAPLITAMGMSLLLQTLAMIIWKPSPKPFPLLLPTTPIDLGGPVISVTQCLILGVTVVILAALMWLVNHTKLGRAMRATAENPKVAGLMGVKPDFIISTTFVIGAALAAVAGLMWAANYGTVQHTMGFMPGLKAFTAAVLGGVGNLAGAMVGGVLLGLIEAIGAGYLGDLTGGVLGSHYADIFAFVALILVLTLRPSGLLGERVADRA from the coding sequence ATGGAAACATTTTTCCAGCAATTGATTAACGGGCTGGTGCTGGGCAGCATGTATGCCCTGGTGGCCCTGGGGTACACGATGGTGTACGGCATCGTCAACTTGATCAATTTCGCGCATGGCGAGATCTTGATGGTGGGCGGCATGGTGAGCTGGACGGTGGTGACGGCGCTGGCGGACTCGGGCCTGCCGGGCTGGGCGCTGATGCTGATCGCGCTGGGCTGCGCGGTGGTGACCTGCGTGACGCTGAACTTTGTGGTCGAGAAGGTGGCCTACCGGCCCTTGCGCAATGCGCCGCGCCTGGCCCCCCTGATCACGGCCATGGGCATGTCGCTGCTGCTGCAGACGCTGGCCATGATCATCTGGAAGCCGAGCCCCAAGCCCTTCCCGCTGCTGCTGCCCACCACTCCCATCGACCTCGGTGGCCCGGTGATCTCGGTGACGCAGTGCCTGATTCTGGGCGTGACGGTGGTGATCCTGGCCGCGCTGATGTGGCTGGTCAATCACACCAAGCTGGGCCGCGCGATGCGCGCCACGGCGGAGAACCCCAAGGTGGCCGGCCTGATGGGCGTGAAGCCCGACTTCATCATCTCCACCACCTTTGTGATCGGTGCGGCTCTGGCTGCGGTGGCCGGCCTGATGTGGGCGGCCAACTACGGCACGGTGCAACACACCATGGGCTTCATGCCGGGCCTGAAGGCCTTCACGGCCGCGGTGCTGGGCGGTGTGGGTAACTTGGCCGGTGCGATGGTGGGCGGCGTTCTGCTGGGCCTGATCGAAGCCATCGGTGCGGGCTATCTGGGTGACCTGACCGGCGGCGTGCTGGGCAGCCATTACGCCGACATCTTCGCCTTCGTGGCGCTGATCCTGGTGCTGACCCTGCGACCCTCGGGCCTGCTGGGTGAGCGTGTGGCCGACCGTGCCTGA
- a CDS encoding tyrosine-type recombinase/integrase yields the protein MSVYAFKYKVLNRETGRKVSVTRWRVQIRKGGENVNKVFDDEALARSWEDQELHRINTGVPQNLIFDMKYQLEMPNVKALLREYFDQYMSKQAASSLKTNQNRCLRAIPSIPIYLKDLGSKIDNYRYQSTVVDAMLGRTYNKDYIEFGQFKIDTVDFWLLIAYMDSRRRTGIKNNTILREISTISSAFEKVYKLYPEKFPKGIMNPVKMLPRGEKPKAYLGRKRVLSEDEAVQIAEWMKLKANQEPYYLFVTCLESGARKSEVLGAQWENVNLQLWSIHIPKTKNGKPRDIMIPEDEDFREWLKANRLAKGPIFKLTAWNFRQYWVDALKALGLYDDPDTRLHFHDTRRTALTKLIRQKKSNNFQIAKEMGVSPQTVEQTIQNMPDRLSEVFAKLRSGQSLNEEEIMLLAGHGSSSMTNAYYADRN from the coding sequence GTGTCGGTCTACGCATTCAAGTACAAAGTTCTGAACAGAGAAACAGGCCGCAAGGTATCTGTCACCCGTTGGCGCGTCCAAATCCGCAAAGGTGGCGAGAACGTCAACAAGGTGTTTGACGATGAGGCTCTTGCCAGGTCATGGGAAGACCAAGAGCTTCATAGGATCAACACCGGGGTTCCCCAGAACCTCATTTTTGACATGAAGTACCAACTTGAGATGCCTAATGTGAAGGCACTTCTCCGCGAATACTTCGACCAGTACATGAGCAAGCAGGCTGCTAGTTCGCTTAAGACGAACCAGAATCGCTGCCTTCGTGCCATCCCCTCAATCCCTATCTATCTCAAAGACTTAGGTTCTAAGATTGACAACTACCGCTATCAAAGCACGGTAGTTGATGCCATGTTGGGCAGGACCTACAACAAAGATTACATTGAATTCGGCCAGTTCAAAATTGACACTGTAGATTTCTGGCTCTTGATTGCATACATGGATTCAAGAAGGAGAACAGGCATCAAGAACAACACCATTCTTCGTGAAATCTCAACTATCAGTTCAGCTTTTGAAAAAGTCTACAAGCTCTATCCTGAGAAGTTCCCTAAAGGCATCATGAATCCAGTGAAGATGCTTCCACGTGGAGAAAAGCCAAAAGCTTATCTCGGACGTAAGCGGGTTCTTTCTGAAGATGAAGCTGTTCAGATTGCAGAGTGGATGAAGCTCAAAGCCAATCAAGAACCTTACTATTTGTTTGTCACCTGCCTTGAATCTGGAGCGCGAAAAAGTGAAGTGCTAGGCGCTCAATGGGAGAACGTGAATCTTCAGCTTTGGTCCATTCACATTCCAAAAACCAAGAATGGCAAGCCAAGGGACATCATGATCCCTGAAGATGAAGATTTTCGGGAATGGCTCAAAGCAAACCGTTTGGCAAAAGGCCCTATCTTCAAGCTGACAGCTTGGAACTTTAGGCAATACTGGGTTGATGCATTGAAGGCACTTGGACTCTATGACGACCCAGATACGCGGCTTCACTTCCATGACACCCGCCGCACTGCACTGACAAAGTTGATTCGTCAAAAGAAGTCCAATAACTTCCAGATCGCAAAGGAGATGGGTGTTTCACCTCAAACCGTTGAACAGACCATTCAGAACATGCCTGATCGTTTGTCAGAGGTGTTTGCCAAGCTCCGTTCAGGTCAATCCTTGAATGAGGAAGAGATCATGCTTCTTGCTGGTCATGGTTCCTCTTCAATGACGAATGCCTACTATGCCGACAGAAACTAA
- a CDS encoding replication initiation protein has translation MFESFIEALPDKVRSTDDFGEYGTRFRKKNNALQYRYVELNQLYKKFIVLDLDEPKSERLTFYKLGSAFLWEEKGLPPPTYVVINPENAHCHYLYELRVPVYYTEHAHRAPQKFYENTDLALTNVLGADLAYVGKFTKNPLHPSWRTIRHGALYDLEDFAEYHLDLHSHKQKQKLADSLGGRNTTLFDTLRVWAYQEVKQHGSYAVFQQLVDNKALSINKLFLDNLNGILPAKEVLSTSTSVGKWTWKHRNSIGSGNKNRGVLELPDDMPIKEKQAQGAAYTNVIRTESVDDTIKLAIHACEQRGFTLTSGNLEKCGLARSTFSKHKEAVQNWMRILTT, from the coding sequence ATGTTTGAAAGTTTTATTGAGGCATTGCCTGACAAAGTAAGAAGCACAGATGATTTTGGAGAATATGGAACAAGGTTCAGAAAGAAGAATAATGCTCTTCAATATCGTTATGTTGAACTTAATCAACTATACAAGAAATTCATAGTTCTAGATTTAGATGAGCCAAAATCAGAAAGACTAACTTTTTACAAGTTGGGCTCGGCCTTTCTTTGGGAAGAAAAAGGACTGCCACCACCCACCTATGTAGTCATCAATCCTGAAAATGCACACTGCCACTATCTCTATGAACTGAGGGTTCCTGTCTACTACACAGAACATGCCCACAGAGCACCCCAGAAGTTCTATGAGAATACCGATCTAGCTTTAACCAATGTTCTAGGGGCTGATTTAGCCTATGTTGGCAAGTTCACCAAGAACCCACTTCACCCTAGTTGGCGCACGATAAGACACGGGGCCTTGTATGACCTTGAGGACTTCGCTGAATACCATCTTGACCTTCATAGCCACAAACAGAAGCAAAAGCTTGCTGATTCCCTTGGTGGAAGAAACACCACCTTGTTTGACACCCTCAGAGTCTGGGCATACCAGGAAGTCAAACAACACGGCTCTTATGCTGTATTCCAACAGCTTGTAGACAACAAGGCACTGTCTATCAATAAGCTATTCCTAGACAATTTAAATGGCATTCTTCCAGCAAAAGAAGTTCTTTCAACATCTACTTCAGTTGGCAAATGGACTTGGAAGCACAGAAACAGCATTGGTAGTGGAAATAAGAACCGAGGTGTTCTAGAGCTTCCAGATGATATGCCCATCAAGGAGAAACAGGCCCAAGGTGCAGCCTATACCAATGTGATTAGAACTGAGTCTGTAGACGACACTATTAAGCTTGCAATCCACGCATGCGAGCAACGAGGTTTCACTTTAACATCTGGAAATTTGGAGAAATGTGGACTTGCAAGAAGTACCTTCTCCAAACACAAAGAAGCAGTTCAAAATTGGATGAGAATCCTAACTACATAA
- a CDS encoding helix-turn-helix domain-containing protein: MTTSTKNSNQHEELFKTIGKALAKKRESCNLTQEQVSSTLQIGVEAVSRLERGITMPTVQRLAELAEIYGCGIEELLIASSTRTSDQAELISQILQTLPEADRAMIVEVVQKIAARLKDRL; this comes from the coding sequence ATGACAACGTCAACAAAGAACAGCAACCAGCATGAAGAGCTATTCAAGACCATTGGGAAGGCTTTGGCCAAGAAGCGAGAGTCATGCAATCTGACCCAAGAACAAGTTTCGAGCACCCTTCAAATTGGTGTCGAGGCGGTCAGCCGATTAGAGCGCGGGATCACCATGCCCACCGTTCAGCGATTAGCAGAACTGGCAGAGATATATGGTTGTGGCATTGAAGAGTTGCTAATAGCCAGCAGCACCCGCACCAGTGACCAGGCCGAGCTGATCTCACAGATTCTGCAAACTCTGCCAGAGGCGGATCGCGCCATGATTGTTGAAGTCGTACAGAAGATTGCAGCCCGATTGAAAGATCGGCTTTAA
- a CDS encoding DNA-methyltransferase, whose product MNHAEQKNFGINSLHNLDGQAGLATVPSNFVDLVLTDPPYGIADNSKLTKKGSKIVTTSQAWGSDFQDQWTTIDDYYQWLKPFIAQFVRVMKDNGSMILFLDRKYTGLIVHYLEQDFDLNFKNKIYFKKKNPVPSIRKINYRSTMEECVWFTKGKQYTFNFGAQSEMLQVYEGPIGRKKTAHPTEKYGWMIEPLIRNHTKPGGIVLDAFAGSATTLVVAKQHDRHAIGFEKSPAMYEMAKARIEAEQLAFDFYAPDDEPAIVRELDRIMDTELADLVAA is encoded by the coding sequence ATGAACCACGCAGAACAAAAAAACTTCGGAATCAATTCCCTTCACAACCTTGATGGTCAAGCCGGTCTTGCCACAGTTCCAAGCAACTTCGTTGACTTGGTATTGACTGACCCACCTTATGGCATTGCCGACAATTCCAAGCTCACCAAGAAGGGCAGCAAAATTGTCACCACTAGCCAGGCATGGGGTTCTGACTTCCAGGATCAGTGGACAACCATTGACGACTACTACCAATGGCTAAAACCGTTCATTGCGCAGTTCGTTCGTGTGATGAAGGACAACGGTTCAATGATTTTGTTTCTTGATCGCAAGTACACCGGTTTGATTGTTCATTACCTTGAGCAAGACTTTGACTTGAATTTTAAGAACAAGATTTACTTCAAGAAGAAGAACCCTGTCCCTAGCATTCGCAAAATCAACTACCGATCTACGATGGAAGAGTGTGTGTGGTTCACCAAGGGCAAGCAGTACACCTTCAACTTCGGTGCTCAGTCAGAGATGTTGCAGGTCTACGAGGGTCCCATTGGAAGGAAGAAGACAGCCCACCCAACCGAAAAATACGGCTGGATGATTGAGCCACTTATCAGGAACCACACCAAGCCAGGTGGCATCGTTCTCGATGCATTCGCCGGCTCTGCTACCACCCTAGTAGTGGCGAAGCAGCACGATCGTCATGCCATTGGCTTTGAGAAGAGTCCTGCCATGTATGAGATGGCCAAGGCCAGGATCGAGGCAGAGCAACTTGCCTTTGACTTCTACGCACCAGATGACGAACCTGCCATCGTGCGCGAGTTGGACAGGATCATGGATACCGAGTTGGCAGACTTGGTAGCAGCATAA
- a CDS encoding helix-turn-helix domain-containing protein, with protein MSRQLQLRHIVGQRIKQKRMEAKLVQRTVAEELNMSTEGYARYERGDSSPDVELLGMLAKIFGCSVAELVTETSTALNAQAQHIANLMDGLGSSDRDEVVKIVEGVCAIAHKKYKKVPPK; from the coding sequence GTGAGCAGACAGCTTCAACTTAGGCACATCGTAGGTCAGCGGATCAAGCAGAAGCGTATGGAGGCAAAGCTTGTGCAACGGACCGTTGCGGAAGAGCTAAATATGTCCACTGAAGGCTATGCCAGATATGAACGTGGTGATAGCTCGCCAGATGTGGAGTTGCTAGGCATGCTTGCCAAGATTTTTGGCTGCTCTGTTGCAGAACTTGTGACTGAAACCAGCACAGCCTTGAATGCTCAGGCCCAGCACATTGCCAACCTCATGGATGGTCTAGGCAGTAGCGACAGGGATGAAGTAGTGAAGATCGTTGAAGGTGTGTGCGCCATTGCTCATAAAAAGTACAAGAAGGTGCCACCAAAATAG